From the Melospiza georgiana isolate bMelGeo1 chromosome 25, bMelGeo1.pri, whole genome shotgun sequence genome, one window contains:
- the LOC131093321 gene encoding uncharacterized protein LOC131093321, translating into MSLPCPSWALGTPWGHGSRCPHGPLGDMDLGVPMSLLCPHVPPVSLKDIGDPWGHTSRCPQDAHCPHVPPMSFRGTGDTWGHGSKMSPCPSCVPMSCRDTRDPLGTQIRVSPCPSCVPMSLGDMDSGVPTSPLLSPCPSLCPHVPRGHGPRCPNVPPGVLLSLPCPSRVTWAHGSRCPLVPSVSPCPLETWGTPWGHCPRCPHVLPGVPLSFLVSPCPLWTPGTLWGRHLRCPHVLPGVPMSLRDTEDHLGTLRTTWGHHTRCPHFPPGVPMSLVDTENPLGTPHQVSPCPLGTLGTLWGHHPRCPHFPPGVPMSLVDTENPLGTPHQVSPCPLGTLRTLWGHHPQCPHVPSGVPMSLQVSPCP; encoded by the exons atgtccctcccATGTCCCTCATGGGCACTGGGGACTCCTTGGGGACACGGATCCAGGTGTCCCCATGGACCCCTTGGGGACATGGAtctgggtgtccccatgtccctcctgtgtccccatgtccctcccGTGTCCCTGAAGGACATTGGGGACCCTTGGGGACACACATCCAG GTGTCCCCAAGATGCTCattgtccccatgtccctcccATGTCCTTcaggggcactggggacacttggggacatggatCCAagatgtccccgtgtccctcctgtgtccccatgtcctgcaGGGACACAAGGGACCCCTTGGGGACACAGATCagggtgtccccgtgtccctcctgtgtccccatgtcccttgGGGACATGGATTCAGgtgtccccacatcccccctgctgtccccatgtccctccttgtgtccccatgtcccccggGGACATGGACCGAGGTGTCCCAATGTCCCTCCTGgtgtcctcctgtccctgccgtgtccctcGCGTGTCACCTGGGCACACGGATCCAGGTGTCCCCTTGTCCCttctgtgtccccatgtcctttAGAGACATGGGGAACCCCTTGGGGAcactgtcccaggtgtccccatgtccttcCTGGTGTCCCCTTGTCcttcctggtgtccccatgtcctttGTGGACACCGGGGACCCTTTGGGGACGTCACCTcaggtgtccccatgtccttcctggtgtccccatgtcccttaGGGACACTGAGGACCacttggggacactgaggacCACTTGGGGACACCACACCAGGTGTCCCCATTTccctcctggtgtccccatgtcccttgTGGACACTGAGAACCCTTTGGGGACACCACATcaggtgtccccatgtcccttaGGGACACTGGGGACCCTTTGGGGACACCACCCCAGGTGTCCCCATTTccctcctggtgtccccatgtcccttgTGGACACTGAGAACCCTTTGGGGACACCACAccaggtgtccccatgtcccttaGGGACACTGAGGACCCTTTGGGGACACCACCCCCAGTGTCCTCATGTCCCTTctggtgtccccatgtccctccaggtgtccccatgtccttgA
- the LOC131093322 gene encoding collagen alpha-3(IV) chain-like, which translates to MCPGVVIQVCSGVCGTGVLRCAQVCKDLVDDAGGAQVCSGVQGSRCADIPVSRCAQVFRDPWDGPGGAQVCRDPGVCRCQEMILWTLVSLDPGVPGSRCAGIQVCPGVPGSRCAGIQVCPGVPGSRCAGIQVCPGAQAFRCAGTQVCPGAQALRCAGIQVWRCSGAQGSRCAGIQVCPGVPGSRCAGIRVCPGVQGFRCTGTQVCPGVPGSRCAGIQVCPGAQGFRCAGIQVCPGVQAFRCAGTQVCPGVPGSRCAGIQVWRCSGAQGSRCGGIQVCPGVQGSRCAGIQVCPGAQAPGDDPMHLR; encoded by the exons ATGTGCCCAGGTGTAGTgatccaggtgtgctcaggtgtgTGTGGTACAGGTGTGCTGAGATGTGCTCAGGTGTGCAAGGATCTGGTGGACGATGCTGGTGGAGCTcaggtgtgctcaggtgtgCAGGGATCCAGGTGTGCAGATATTCCAGTatccaggtgtgcccaggtgttcAGGGATCCCTGGGATGGTCCTGGTGGAGCTCAGGTGTGCAGGGATccaggtgtgtgcaggtgcCAGGAGATGATCCTGTGGACTCTGGTGTCCCTGGATCCAGGTGTGCCAGGATCTAGGTGTGCTGGGatccaggtgtgcccaggtgtgccgGGATCTAGGTGTGCTGGGatccaggtgtgcccaggtgtgccaggaTCTAGGTGTGCTGGGatccaggtgtgcccaggtgcgCAGGCATTCAggtgtgcagggacacaggtgtgcccaggtgcgCAGGCACTCAGGTGCGCTGGGATCCAGGTCTGGAGATGTTCAGGTGCACAGGGATCCAGGTGTGCTGGGatccaggtgtgcccaggtgtgccaggaTCTAGGTGTGCTGGGATCcgggtgtgcccaggtgtgcagggaTTCAggtgcacagggacacaggtgtgcccag gtgtgccaggaTCTAGGTGTGCTGGGatccaggtgtgcccag gtgcgCAGGGATTCAGGTGTGCTGGGatccaggtgtgcccaggtgtgcaggcATTCAggtgtgcagggacacaggtgtgcccaggtgtgccaggaTCTAGGTGTGCTGGGATCCAGGTCTGGAGATGTTCAGGTGCGCAGGGATCCAGGTGTGGAGGGatccaggtgtgcccaggtgtgcagggaTCCAGATGTGCTGGGatccaggtgtgcccaggtgcgCAGGCTCCAGGAGATGACCCCATGCACCTCAGGTGA